The Lacerta agilis isolate rLacAgi1 chromosome 5, rLacAgi1.pri, whole genome shotgun sequence genome has a segment encoding these proteins:
- the PCYT1A gene encoding choline-phosphate cytidylyltransferase A, with protein MEPQGSARLNSRKRRKEGVGPNGAAEADGIPSKMPRNCLGLREPAPFSDELEVDYSKPYTRVTFDEALRGTPLDRPVRVYADGIFDLFHSGHARALMQAKNLFPNTYLIVGVCSDELTHNFKGFTVMNEAERYDAVQHCRYVDEVVRNAPWTLTPEFLAEHRIDFVAHDDIPYSSAGSDDVYKHIKEAGMFAPTQRTEGISTSDIITRIVRDYDVYARRNLQRGYTAKELNVSFINEKKYHLQERVDKVKKRVKDVEEKSKEFVQKVEEKSIDLIQKWEEKSREFIGNFLEMFGPEGALKHMLKEGKGRMLQAISPKQSPSSSPTHDRSPSPSFRWPFTARTPPSSPANVPRNKSAVAYDISEDEED; from the exons ATGGAACCCCAGGGCTCTGCCAGGCTGAATTccaggaaaaggagaaaagaaggggTGGGCCCCAACGGGGCGGCCGAAGCGGATGGCATCCCCTCCAAAATGCCACGGAACTGCTTG GGTCTCAGGGAGCCGGCTCCATTTTCCGATGAGCTTGAAGTGGACTACAGCAAGCCATACACCCGAGTAACGTTTGATGAAGCATTAAGGGGGACGCCGT TGGACAGACCAGTCAGGGTTTACGCCGACGGAATATTTGACCTTTTCCACTCTGGGCATGCACGGGCCTTGATGCAGGCGAAAAACCTCTTCCCGAACACGTACCTGATTGTAGGGG TCTGCAGCGACGAGCTGACGCACAACTTCAAGGGCTTCACGGTGATGAACGAGGCCGAGCGCTACGACGCCGTGCAGCACTGCCGCTACGTGGACGAGGTGGTGAGGAACGCCCCGTGGACCCTGACGCCCGAGTTCTTGGCTGAGCACAGG ATCGACTTTGTTGCCCACGACGACATCCCTTATTCCTCTGCCGGCAGCGACGATGTCTACAAGCACATTAAAGAAGCAG GAATGTTCGCGCCGACTCAGAGAACCGAAGGGATCTCCACGTCGGATATCATCACTCGCATCGTCCGCGACTACGACGTCTACGCCCGGCGGAACCTGCAGAGAGGCTACACGGCTAAGGAGCTCAACGTCAGCTTCATCAAC gaGAAGAAGTACCACTTGCAAGAGCGCGTGGACAAAGTGAAGAAGAGGGTGAAGGACGTCGAGGAGAAGTCCAAGGAGTTTGTGCAGAAAGTGGAGGAGAAAAGCATCGACCTCATCCAGAAATGGGAGGAGAAGTCCCGCGAGTTCATTGGCAACTTCCTGGAGATGTTTGGCCCCGAAGGAGCTCTG AAGCACATGCTGAAGGAGGGCAAGGGGCGTATGCTGCAggccatcagccccaagcagagccccagcagcagccccacccATGACCGCTCGCCCTCCCCTTCCTTCCGCTGGCCCTTCACCGCCCGGACGCCCCCCTCGTCTCCGGCCAACGTCCCCAGGAACAAGTCGGCGGTGGCCTACGACATCAGCGAGGACGAGGAGGACTAG